Sequence from the Clostridium saccharobutylicum DSM 13864 genome:
TTTACTGCAGCTTTAAAATATGATATAGAAGTTTGGATGCCAAGTTATAATAGATATGTAGAAATTTCAAGTTGTTCAAATTTTGAAGATTTCCAAGCAAGAAGAGCTAATATTAAATATAGAGAAACTCCAAAAAATAAACCACAATTTGTTCATACATTAAATGGATCAGGAGTTGCGATAGGTAGAACAGTTGCAGCTATATTAGAAAACTATCAAAGAGAAGATGGCAGTGTAGAAATCCCAGAAGTTTTAAGAAGATATATGAATTGTGATGAAATAAGATAGTTTGTTATTAAAAAGATATAATATGTAATAAAGCATTAAAAGGAAGTATGAATAAGTTATTTTTACATTATAAATTCATACTTCTTTTTAATAAAACATAATAAGAAGAGAAATAAGTTATTTGTATATTAATATATGTATAAATGAAACGAAGCTATGCAAATTTTTAGTTTTTATACATTTTATCTTTAATTATGATGTCAAAATTTCTACTGTATTTAAACATTAATAAATAAAATCATTTATTAAAATAATTTTATTTAAAAGTGTTGACATAATAATAATTGCTTGCTATAATAAATCTTGTCGTAAGACGTGGAAAGATGGTCGAGTTGGTTTAAGGCACCGGTCTTGAAAACCGGCGTGCGTGTAAGCGTACCTAGGGTTCGAATCCCTATCTTTCCGCCATTTTTTTTATCTAAAAATAAAGATAGAAGGCACATGGAGAATTACTCAAGTGGCTGAAGAGGCGCCCCTGCTAAGGGCGTAGGTCGGGTAACTGGCGCCCGGGTTCAAATCCCGGATTCTCCGCCAAAGCATCTAATATTTTATTAGATGCTTTTTTATATTTAGAAAAGTATAAAAATTCTGAAGTGCAAACTATAGTGATATCAATGTTTTAAAGAGTACAAAGTATAACAAGTTTATTATAAAGTAGACATGGTGAAGTAAATTTGTTATTATTGACGAAATTATGATAAATCAAAATATTACGATAATGTTTGAAAGTATCAAAAAATATATTGTGCTAAGCAAAGTTTAGTGTTATATATATGGTACAATATGATTTATTCATTACTTAGTGATACTGTACATAACTTTAATTTAGAATTCAATTTTTAACATATATATTTCTTTATTTTATTATATGGAAAGTTATAAAAATAAAATTTTAAACTATTCATTTCATAATTTAGATTTTTCAATAAAATTAAGTTAATGTTGCTCATTTTAATATAAATTGTCCTTGGTAAAATATACATTAATGAAAAATAAAAAAATATGTTGACACATATTAAAATCATTGCTATAATAAATCATGTCGTGAGACGTGGAAAGATGGTCGAGTTGGTTTAAGGCACCGGTCTTGAAAACCGGCGTGCGTGTAAGCGTACCTAGGGTTCGAATCCCTATCTTTCCGCCATTTAATATAATAATAAAAAATGCAGAAGGCACATGGAGAATTACTCAAGTGGCTGAAGAGGCGCCCCTGCTAAGGGCGTAGGTCGGGTAACTGGCGCCCGGGTTCAAATCCCGGATTCTCCGCCAAAAACATCTAACATTATGTTAGATGTTTTTTTGTTTTGTAAATTTTTATATAATCATTTATTATATATTTTAATACTTATTTCTAAAAAGTTACAGTATTGAATAATATATTATAAAGCAAAAATATAATGATGATACATAGTATAATTATATAAGAGAGATTAATCAGATAAGAAGGTGCATTGTGCTTAAAGGAGAGAAAATATATTTAAGGTTACTTGAGAAAAGGGATATATTAATGTTGCATAAGTTATGTAATGAAGAGGAAGTTAAAAAATACAATATAATATCGAGTGATATTAATGAAGATAAAAATAATCTCAAACAGACAAACTTAAGAAAAGCTTTAAGCATAATTAACGAAAAAAATGTTTTAGTTGGTTTTATAACATATAAGGAAAGTGATTATTGTCAAAATGTATATTCTATTGGAATTACAATAGGAAGTAGGTATTGGAATAGGTCTTATGGGCAAGACTCTATAAAAGTATTATTAAAATATTTATTTGAAGAGTTGAATGCTATACGGGTAGAATTAGAAGTAATCAAATCAAATTTTAGAGCAATAAATTGTTATAAAAAATGTGGGTTTAGGGAATGTGGAATTAGATATAATAGGTGTTGTATAGATGGATCAGATGTTGATACTGTAATTATGAGCATACGTAATGATAAATCCAACATCTAATAATAAAAGTTGATTATTAGATCTAGAGGTGAAAAATAGATGAGTATAAGATTTATATATGGTAGGGCTGGGACTGGGAAAAGTGAATTTTGCATAAATGAAATAAAGAAAAAAATCGAAAAAAGTGAGGATTATAAGTTAATTTTATTAGTTCCAGAGCAATATACATTCAATACTGAAAATAAGATTTTAAAAAGTATTGGTGAAATAGCTCTTTTAAGAACCGAAGTTTTGAGTTTTAAGAGGATGGCTCACACAGTATTTGAAGAATGTGGCGGACGTGTTAAAGAGATAATAAAAGAATCAGGAAAAAACATGTTGATTCATAAAGTATTAAATGAAAATATTGATTCTTTAGAATACTTTAAAAAAATATCAAGAGAACAGGGTTTTAATGAAATTATAGCAGATATTATTTCGGAATTTAAAAAGTATAATGTTAATATTGAAAATTTAGTAGAAATAGATAAAAGTATTAATGATATAGAATTAGTGCAAAAAATTAAGGAATTAGCAGTAATTTATGATGCTTTTAATTTGAAGATGAATCAAGGATATATTGATAGTGATGATGAATTAACTTTATTAGGAAAAAAGTTATTAAATAGCAATATTTATAAAGATTGTGAAGTATGGATAGACGAATTTACTAGTTTCACACCTCAACAATTAGAGATTATAAGATTATTGGCAAAAAGGTGCAGAAGAATAAATATAACTCTTTGTATGGAAAGTTCATTTATGCAAAAAGAGGATGAAGATATAACAGATGTTTTTAATTCAATAAAGAAAACTGAAATGAGTATAATGAAAATAGTGGAAGAAAATAATATAGCTTATGATAAGCCTATTGATTTAAATACTAATTTTCCATATAGATTCAAAAATAGTTATGAATTAAGACATATAGAAAAATACTTTTTTACTTATCCGTTTAATTCATATAAGGGGTTAAATAAAAATGTTTCACTTTATAAAGCAAATAATATATATGATGAGATTGAGAGAGTTGCGAAAAGCATAGTTAAACTTGTAAGAGATAATGGGTATAGATATAAGGATATATCAGTTGTCTGTAGAAATATTGATGATTATGAGAAAATAACATCAGTAATATTTAAGGAGTACAATATACCGTATTTTTTAGATAAGAAGCTTCAATTATTAAATAATCCGTTAATTATACTTATAACATCTGCTTTTGAAATCTTGTTTAAGAATTGGTCTTATGAAAGTATATTTAAGTATTTAAAAAGTGGGTTAACAGGAATAGAAAGTTTAGATATTGATATATTAGAAAACTTTATATTGGAAAATGGAGTGAAGGGATATAAGTGGACTGTAAAAGAAATAATTTCTGAAAAATGGTTTCACAATAATAAAGAATTAACAGAAGAGCAAGTGGGAATAGCTGAAATTATGGAGGAGATAAGAAGACCACTTATAACTTTTCATAATAAAATAAATGGAAATCATACTGTAAGGGATATTTGTGCTGCTATTTATGAATTTTTAGTTGATTTAAAAGCGTTCAAAAGAATAGAATTATGGATTGAGAATTTTGAAAAGCTTGGATTAGAAGATAAGGTTAAGGAATATAGTCAAGTTGAAGGCATAGTAATAGATATTTTAGATCAAGCAGTTGATGTAATGGGAGGAGAGATTTTAGATTCTTTTGAATTTTTTAAGATATTAAATTCAGGATTCACTAATCAAGAAATTGGAGTTATACCAGTAGCTTTAGATCAAGTAAATATTGGTGATGTGGCGAGAATAAAAGGGAGAGATGTAAAAGTACTTTACATAGTTGGAGTTAATGATGGTGTGCTGCCTGCAGCCAACAAGGATGAAGGAATATTATCTGATATGGATAGAGAAACATTAAGTAAAATGGGAATAACTTTAGCATCAACAACTAGAAATAAAATATTTGAGGAACAATTTTTACTATATACTGCATTAACTATAAGCAGTGAATATTTAATGATATCTTATCCAATGGCTGATTTTGAAGGTAAATCATTGAGACCTTCAATAGTGATATCAAGAATCAAGAAGATACTTCCTAATTTAATAGAGGAGAGTTCAATATTTGATTTAGTAAGTAATTCAAATATGCTAAATAAAATTACAACACCAATTCCTACATTTAATGAGTTAATATTAGCGGTGAGAAGAGATTTTGATAAGGAAGACATAGAAGAGTATTGGCCAGAAGTATATAACTGGTTTAAACAAAATGAAGAATTTAAGGATAAAATACAAAATATATTTAATGGGCTTAACTATTCTAATATAGGAGATGTAGTAGCTAAAAAGAAGCTTAGAGAACTTTATCAAAATGATATTGGAAAAATGGTATTTAGTGTATCTAGATTAGAAAAATATGCGAAATGCCCATTTTCTTATTTTGTCCAATATGGACTTAAAGCTAAAAATAGAAAAGTATATGAATTTACACCTCCAGATCTAGGCTCATTTGTTCATGATGTTTTGGATTCATTTACAAATAAAGTTAAGCATGAAGGAATTTTATGGTCTGACTTAAATAATGAAAAGTGCAGAGAAATGGTTTCTAAGTTAATTGATAAAAGATTAGACGAAGAAAGTAATTCAATATTGAATAGTACTAAGAGATTTAAATATTTAGCTCAAAGGTTTAAGCGAGTGATTTCTAAGTCTATTACAATTATAGCAGAGCAAATAAATCAAGGTAAGTTTGAAGTATTCAAGACTGAATTTGATTTTGGCAGCTATAGTCAAGGTGAAGCAATAACATTAGATTTAAATTCTAATGAAAAAATATACCTGCAAGGAAGAATTGATAGGATAGATACATTAGATTTAGATGATGAAACTTATGTAAGAATTATAGATTACAAGACAGGTGCTAAGCAGTTTGAGTTAAATGAATTGTATCATGGTTTACAAATGCAGTTACTAGTTTATTTAGATGCTTTAATTAAGAATTCTAAATATATATTAGAGAAGCAGGTTAAACCAGGAGGAATATTTTATTTCAAAATAGATGATCCAATAATTAAGGGCAAGAAAGAAATGACAGTAGAAGAGGTTGAAGTAGAAGTTTTAGATGCATTGAAAATGAAGGGCTTGGTATTAAAGGATGCCAGAGTTGTTAGGGCTATGGATAAGGATATTGATGGTTATTCATTGATAATACCAGCTGCATTTAAGAAAGATGGAGATTTTAAAGCTAATAGTGATGTAGTAACAGAAGAAGAGTTTAATTTGCTTAGGGATTATGTAAACAAAAAAATGATTGAATTATGTAAAGAAATGTTAAGTGGAGAAGTCAAAATACAACCTGTAAAGCAGTCGAATAGAGTCCAATGTGAATATTGTGATTTCTCTGCAATATGTCAATTTGATACTGATATAAAAGATAATAAGTATAACGTGATAATAAAGAAATCTCAAAATGAAATTTGGAGTGATATAAAAAAGGAGATAGTCTGTACCAATAGTTTTAGTGAGAAAAATAGTAATAAGGATTCAAAAGAAAATAATGTATTAGAATAATTACTAAAATCTGATTAGAGAAGTTTAATTACAGATAGGAGAAAAATATGGGTGAAACAAAATGGACTGATGAACAGTTAAGTGCAATTGAAACAAGAAATTGTAATTTGTTAGTTGCAGCAGCTGCAGGATCTGGTAAAACTGCTGTTTTGGTAGAAAGAATTATAAGAATTATCACAAATGAAGAAGCTCCAGTAGATATAGATAAATTATTAGTTGTTACCTTTACAAATGCAGCAGCAGCAGAAATGAGAGAGAGGATAGCAATAGCTATATCTAAGGAATTAGATAAGAATCCAAATTCTAAAAATCTTCAAAAACAATTAACTTTATTAAATAGAGCTAATATTACAACTATGCATTCATTCTGTTTAGATGTAATTAAAAGTAATTTTCATAAGATTGACTTGGATCCTTCTTTTAGGATAGGAGATCAAACAGAGGGGACGTTAATAAAGGCAGAAGTAATTGAGGAACTTTTTGAAGATAAATATGATGAAGATGATGCTGATTTCATAAATTTAGTTGAGGTTTTTGGAAATTATAAAAATGATGACAATTTAAAAGATTTAGTTTTAGATTTATATGATTTTACAATGTCAGGACCATGGCCAGAACGATGGCTTATTGATAGTGCAGAGGAATTTAATATAAAAACATTAGAGGAATTGAATAATAGTAAATGGGTTAAGGTGTTAAATGAAAGTGTTAGTGTTGAAATTCAAGGATATATTAACTCTATGGAAAAGGCAATTGAAATTATTAATAGCACAGATGGTCTTGAGCCTTATTTAGATAGTTTTATAAGTGAATTATCTCAGATAAAAAGTATTTACGAGAATATTAATAATGGACTAGAAAAGATGTATATTGGAATATTATCTATAAATTTTGGTAAGCTTAAACCTATAAAGAAGGATAAAGTTTCAGATCAGAATGCACAAAATCTTGTAAAGAATATAAGGGATGATATAAAAAAGAGAATATCATCTTTAGTAAACAATATATTTTCAGTAACGCCTGATGACATGTTGATTAACATTCAGGGATCATATCCTTATATAAAAAAGTTATCAGAAATTGTATTAGAATTTGGCGAAAGATTTAGTAAAAAGAAAAAAGAAAGAAATATTTTAGATTTTAATGATTTAGAACACTTATGTTTAAAGATATTAATTGAATATGATGAAAATAAGAATTTAATACCATCTAAAGTTGCAGAAAACTTTAAAAATTATTTTGATGAAGTACTCGTAGATGAATATCAGGATTCTAATAGTGTTCAAGAAACTATAATTGGTTTAGTATCTAGAAGAGATTCAGACATTCCTAATGTGTTTATGGTTGGAGATGTTAAGCAAAGTATATATAGGTTTAGGCAGGCTAAACCAGAATTGTTTATAGAGAAATACAACAATTACCAAACTAATATAGGCATTAATAGAAAAATTCAATTATACAAAAATTTTAGAAGTAGAAAAGAAATTATTGATGGAGTTAATTACATTTTTAAGGAAGTTATGTCTCAAACTGTTGGGGAGTTGGAATATACAGATGATGAAGCTTTAAATTTAGGTGCGAATTATAAAGAGTTTGATGATGACAATATAACTCTTGGTGGAGCAATAGAAGTTAATATAGTAGATAAGAATGGTAAAAATATTGAAGAGGATATTGAAGATGAACAAGAAGAAATTGAGGCTGTTAATTTAGAAGGAAGAATCATTGCTAAAAGAATAAATGAATTAATGTCATCAAAAGCAGAAAAAGTTTTTAAAGTTTTGGATAAGGAAACAGGGGAATATAGACCATTAAGATATAAAGATATAGTAATTCTTTTAAGAGCAACTAAGAATTGGTCTGAAAACTTATTAGAGGAATTAGGTAAAGAAGGAATTCCCGTATACGCAGATACGGGATCAGGATATTTCGAATCAATTGAGATTAGAACTATAATATCACTTTTAAAGGTAATTGATAATCCAATGCAAGATATTCCAATGATAGCATTGTTAAGATCACCAATTATGAATTTTTCAGCAGAAGAGTTAAGTGATATTAGGCTAGTGAATAAAGAAAAGTATTTTTATGAAAATATTAAATATATAGTAGATGAATCTAGCAAAGAGAATGGGTATCTATACTCTGAAGAGATTGTAGATAAATGTGTATATTTACTTCAATGCATTGATAAATGGAGAAAAAAATCAATTTACATGGCAATTGATGAATTTATATGGTATCTATATATGGATACAGCCTATTATGGGTATGTTGGAGCTATGCCTAATGGAATGTTGAGGCAAGCAAATTTAAAGATACTATTTCAAAGAGCAAGACAATTTGAGCAAACTAGTTTTAAAGGATTGTTTAATTTTATAAGTTTTATAAATAAGCTTACAAAATCCTCAGGAGATATGGGAAGTGCAAAAATATTGGGAGAAAATGAGGATGTAGTAAGAATTATGAGTATTCATAAGAGTAAGGGATTAGAGTTTCCAGTAGTGTTTTTATGTGGAACTGGAAAGCAATTTAATTTAATGGATTTAAATAAGAATATTTTATATCATGATGAATTAGGGATCGGACCTGATTTTGTAGATATAAATAAAAGATTTAGTATTGGAACTTTAGCTAAAGAGGCAATAAAAAAGAAAATAAAACTTGAAACATTATCAGAAGAAATGAGAATACTTTATGTTGCATATACCAGGGCAAAAGAAAAGTTGATTATAACAGGAGCAGTAAATAATATTGACAAGATTATAGAGAAGTGGATGAATTCAGCATCATTAGAGCATAATCTTATATTGCCATCGGAAGTTATGAAAGGAAAATCATATTTAGATTGGATTGGAATGGCTTTATGTCAGCATAATGATGGCGCTGTATTAAGAGAAAAGATTTCAGAATCAAATGAAATATCGAAGGTTGATGCATCTAGGTGGGAAGTTAAACTGTGGAACAAAGCCGATTTAATTAATATGGATGATTTAAATGATGAAACTGAAAAGGGTAAGCTTGAATCGAATGTAATAAATAATAATTCATTAAATGAAAGCACATTAAAAAGCATAGACGAGATATTGAGTTATGAATATCCATTAAAGGAATCAACTATTATTAAAAGTAATATTTCAGTTTCAGATTTAAAGAGAAGAAATTTAGAAAGAAATTTAGAAATTGAAGAAATGTATAGGGAAAAAGTTATGGTTACTCCAAAATTTCTTCAGGAAGAAAAGGGATTAACCTCATCTGAGAGAGGAACAGCAGTTCATTTTGTAATGAGGAAATTAGATTTAAATAGGGTATCAACTATAAATGAAATTAAAGATCAATTAAAGGAGTTATACGAAGGAGAATTTTTACTTGAAGCAGAAGTAAAAGCAATTAATCCATATAAAATATTAAACTTTTTTAAGTGTAATTTAGGGAGTATGATGATTGAGTTGCATAAAAAGGGTGAAAAGGTATATAGAGAGATTCCATTTTATACTGAAATAAGTAGTTTAGAAATAAATAATGATTTAGATAAGAGATATAATGATGAAACAGTTAGATTACAAGGAATTATAGATTGCTTTTTTGAATATAGAAAAGAAATAATTCTTTTAGACTATAAAACAGATTATATAGAAAAGGGAAAGGAAAATGAATTTAAAGAGAAATATAAAAAACAAATTGATTACTATAGCGATGCTATAGTAAAAATGACTGGTAAAAAAGTTAAGAAAAAATATCTATATTCATTTTATCTGGAAGAAGAAATTCAGTTATAAAATATATTAGTGCGTATTAAATTTTCAATATACATAAAACTATATTAATGCAACTAAATATTAAATAGCATAAATACTTATAATTTAAAATTTAATCTTAGTATTTATGCTATTTTTCAGTTTATTTTTAGATATTAAGTTAATGTAATAATATTCAATAATTTATAAGTTAAGGTTGGATGTTTTAATTCCACCTCTACCCTTATTAAATAAACATATTATTTTTTGAAGTTTATACAAAAATCTTGATGGACTCGAAAATAATTATTTGATTATAACTTTACTTCCTTTTGGGATATTTGTATATATCCATTTTGCATCATCAATAGAAAGTCTAATGCATCCATGAGAAGATGGTTTATTTAATGTATAATCTACTATAGTGGTCTTATCTTTAGCAAACGGAGAGGAATGAAATAATATATCACCAGTAATTTGTGTCCAGTACTTTCCGCCTTGCTTATATTTATCCGAGAAAAACCAATCTCCCTTTTCTTTAATAGAAAAAGAGCCTGTTGGAGTATCTTCACCAGTTATTCCAGTAGAACAAGGAAAGCTTTTTATTAATTGCCAGTTATCAGCAGTCCCTTTATATATATATGTTTTTTGATTTTTTAAATCTACATCAATAAAATAAGAAGTAGTACTTTCTATATTTAAAGTATTGATGTTATTTTGAGAAATAGCAGTTGTTAAAGCACGAGATGAAGCTTCAGATGCAGCAGAAGCTTTATTCAAGTATTCTTGCTGTTGTTCCTTAATTGTTGCTATCTTTTCTTGAATATCAGAATCATCTCCAAGAATATCACTGTTATTTGAAATTAGAGATAATGCTTGAGTATAATAATCATTGCTAGCTAAATCATCACAACGATCTAGTAAATCTTGTTTAAGCTTATCTTTTGAATCTCCTAAGTATTTTAATGAATCTTCATAATTTAAATCTAGTGAAGAAACTTTTTTAAAAGCAGAAATTGCTTGAGCGTATTGGCCATTGTTAAATGCTGTAATACCATTATTAAAATTATTATTAGAATCTTGATTTAAATCAATTGACTCTGAAATATTAAGTAAATCTTCGTGGGGAATGATGTCATAGCGGGCTATTTCTTTTAATTGTGTTAATGCATTTTCTGAAGAAATACTTTTATTATTAATATTATCAGATATTGTATTTGTTTTAGCATTAAAGTATTTATGTAGATCATTCATAAGCATATATGATTTGAACGGATTAGATATTTGTTTAGTTAATAGTAAGTTGTTAGCTTCTGAGAACTTATAATTGTCAAAATCAGTTTTAAATTCGTTTATTAGTTTAGTATACCTATAAGCTTCATAAATTGCACTTAATGTTAAGGTTATAAGAAATAAGAATACTAATAAGGTTATTTTAAACTTTTTTTTATATTTTAATTTATTATGATATAAGTTTTTATACAATTTCAAAATGTACCTCCTAATTAAATAATTAATATAACAAAAATACACTTAAGTTAACATTAAAATGTATTTAAAAGTATTAATTATTACTTTTATTTATAATATTAACAATAAAAGCAAATAATAAACCTTGATATTTTAAGTAATTGAAATATATGTTAATATATTTAATATGGGGTATTTAACCAAAGAATATTATTGGAGGAAAGTATGAATATTAAAACTAACTTTTTTAAGAAGTTTATAACTTCTATTTATGACATAAAAGTTTTTTCAAAATATGCGAAAGAGGGATTATTAAGAGCAATTATATATGGTGTATTGCTTAGTTTAATTTTAGGTGGAATTAAAGGGATAGCATCAGGATATAGATTTAATAGTGATATCACGCAAATAAGTGAACAGTTACAAAGTGAAAAATATAAGTTTTTTATAGAAAATGGAAATTTAAATATCAATGAGGCTCCAATTAAATTTGAGCAAGATAATACTATAATATACATTGATAATAGCAAGAATATGGCAGATGAAAGTGATTTAAAAAGTATTGTAATAAATGAGGATGTTAGCATTTTAGTTTTAAGGGATGGAATTATAGTTAATAACTATATAAATAAGTATAAAATGAGTTATATTAATTTGTTTGGAGATAAAATTATAGACAGTACAATTTTAAAAACTGCGGTTAAAAATTTAGATATTATGTTTGTAATAGCTTCAAGTATGATTAGTATAGGATTCACAATATTCAATACATTACTTAATTGTTTAATAGTTGTAGCATTTGCATCAATATTAACTATATTTATGAGGATGGTAGTTAAATACAATGCCTTATATTCATTGACTTTATATGCTGCAACTTTACCATTGATAATACAAACTATATTACAAATAGTTAATCCAACTGTAAATTTTGATGTAACATTTGTATTAGGAACTTTAACTTATGTTATATTGATATTAAAGTATATAAAAGCAGAAATAATAGAAAACATAAATAATGGAAAGTTATAATAATAACATAAATAGAAGAGAAAAGAGCTTATATTAAAGAATAATACTTTAGTATAAGCTCTCTTTATTATGAAAATATAAATAATTAATTTTTTATAATTAGTTATTATAGTGGCGCTTTTAATGTTTCCTTTTGGAATAAGATTATTAAAAAGTACTCTAAGCTAATGTTGTAGTAAATCTATAAAAGAATCAATATCGAGTTTTGGGGACAGTTGTTACAAAAGAATCAATATGTTATTATATAATAAAGGCGTATGGAAAAAAAAGTAAATAATTAATGAGAGGGGATATATAAATGGTTTTTGCTAATACTTTAAAGGATAATCAAACAAAAGATGATGAAATATTAAGTAGAGTAGAACTTTCTAAATTATCCAAAGAAGAATTAATTACTGAAATTGTTAAATTATATGAATGCAAAAAAGCTCAGGAGGATTTTATCTTGAATATTTCTCATGATTTAAGATCACCATTAAATGTTATTTTGAGTGTTTTACAATGTTATAAGGATGATTATATAAATAAAGATAAAAAAGCATGTGAGCACATAGATATTATAAAAAGAAATGGGTATAAAATATTAAAACTTATAGATAATCTTATAGATACTACAAAATTAGAAAGAAAACATTATGAATTAAAAATGGAAAACTTAGATATAATTAATTTGATAGAATGGAATATATCGTCTATGGATAAGTATGCTAAGCAAAAAGAGATAGCATTAATATTTGATACTAATGTTGAAGAATGTGTAATGGCAGTAGATTCAGAAGCTATTGATAGAATAGTTATGAATTTAATTTCAAATGCTATAAAATTTTCACCTCAAGGAAGCAATGTTTATATTAATGCTTGGAAAAATAAAAGTCAGTTAACTATATCTGTAAAAGATGAAGGTATTGGAATACCTAAAGAAGAACAAAGTAATATTTTTGATAGATTTGTTCAATCTTCTAAAAACAAAAAAAACGAACATTCAGGGAGCGGAATAGGATTAGATTTAGTAAGATATTTAACAGAAGCGCATCAAGGAAAGATAGAACTTAAGAGTGAAGAAAACAAAGGTTCAGAATTTATTGTTAGATTACCTATTAAATTATTAAGTGAAGAAGTGAATAAGAAGAATAGGTATTTAAAGACTAAAAATCAAGTTGAACTGTTAGAAATTGAATTTTCAGACATATATTTATAGGATGAATTAAAAAATTTACAATAAATATATTAGAAATAATATATTTTTGTTAAGTTTTAAATGTTCAACAGTGAAGATGTAAATTGAAAGTTGCTATACTATTTATTATGTAAATATAAGAATTAAAATTTTTTAATAATAAATTTTTTATTGTTTAATGGTTAGTTTAAATTAAGCAACTTTCAATATGAATGTATTAATAATTATAGGATTATATAACGGCAATAAATATTATACAAATTAAATTGGCTTTTATATTGATTGCTATTAACAACGGATATGATTAATTTTCAATATGGAACCATATTTTTTTAGATATTCGTAAAGTTATTTTTAGTCACCAGATTACAAAGTTATGCTTATTATATAGAAAAACGTAATAATAATGATGTATTAATTATAAGATGTTAAAATATGGGCAATCTTAAAGTGAAAAATTAATATTACAAATAATTATAAACTTGATTATTATATTAGCTTGTGATAATATATTTATGTTGTAAAAAATGAATATGGAGTGTTAGTTAAACGGATATAACTTA
This genomic interval carries:
- a CDS encoding GNAT family N-acetyltransferase; protein product: MLKGEKIYLRLLEKRDILMLHKLCNEEEVKKYNIISSDINEDKNNLKQTNLRKALSIINEKNVLVGFITYKESDYCQNVYSIGITIGSRYWNRSYGQDSIKVLLKYLFEELNAIRVELEVIKSNFRAINCYKKCGFRECGIRYNRCCIDGSDVDTVIMSIRNDKSNI
- the addB gene encoding helicase-exonuclease AddAB subunit AddB, encoding MSIRFIYGRAGTGKSEFCINEIKKKIEKSEDYKLILLVPEQYTFNTENKILKSIGEIALLRTEVLSFKRMAHTVFEECGGRVKEIIKESGKNMLIHKVLNENIDSLEYFKKISREQGFNEIIADIISEFKKYNVNIENLVEIDKSINDIELVQKIKELAVIYDAFNLKMNQGYIDSDDELTLLGKKLLNSNIYKDCEVWIDEFTSFTPQQLEIIRLLAKRCRRINITLCMESSFMQKEDEDITDVFNSIKKTEMSIMKIVEENNIAYDKPIDLNTNFPYRFKNSYELRHIEKYFFTYPFNSYKGLNKNVSLYKANNIYDEIERVAKSIVKLVRDNGYRYKDISVVCRNIDDYEKITSVIFKEYNIPYFLDKKLQLLNNPLIILITSAFEILFKNWSYESIFKYLKSGLTGIESLDIDILENFILENGVKGYKWTVKEIISEKWFHNNKELTEEQVGIAEIMEEIRRPLITFHNKINGNHTVRDICAAIYEFLVDLKAFKRIELWIENFEKLGLEDKVKEYSQVEGIVIDILDQAVDVMGGEILDSFEFFKILNSGFTNQEIGVIPVALDQVNIGDVARIKGRDVKVLYIVGVNDGVLPAANKDEGILSDMDRETLSKMGITLASTTRNKIFEEQFLLYTALTISSEYLMISYPMADFEGKSLRPSIVISRIKKILPNLIEESSIFDLVSNSNMLNKITTPIPTFNELILAVRRDFDKEDIEEYWPEVYNWFKQNEEFKDKIQNIFNGLNYSNIGDVVAKKKLRELYQNDIGKMVFSVSRLEKYAKCPFSYFVQYGLKAKNRKVYEFTPPDLGSFVHDVLDSFTNKVKHEGILWSDLNNEKCREMVSKLIDKRLDEESNSILNSTKRFKYLAQRFKRVISKSITIIAEQINQGKFEVFKTEFDFGSYSQGEAITLDLNSNEKIYLQGRIDRIDTLDLDDETYVRIIDYKTGAKQFELNELYHGLQMQLLVYLDALIKNSKYILEKQVKPGGIFYFKIDDPIIKGKKEMTVEEVEVEVLDALKMKGLVLKDARVVRAMDKDIDGYSLIIPAAFKKDGDFKANSDVVTEEEFNLLRDYVNKKMIELCKEMLSGEVKIQPVKQSNRVQCEYCDFSAICQFDTDIKDNKYNVIIKKSQNEIWSDIKKEIVCTNSFSEKNSNKDSKENNVLE